TGGGTTGCTGTAAAGGCCTACGCACACTTGGGGACCTCGAGGTATCTGAGGGGAAAGTAAGGATCATAGAAATCAGGTTGTTTAGCCACCTTGCCCGGCACGGTGAGAAAGAGGCCCGGCCTGTTGCCTGGCGTTGCTACTTCGCGTGTGTTCATAGGTACTTTCTGCTCTTTGCCGTCCCAGCCCTCCGTGGGTAAATGTGGATTGTTTGAGTTGGGCGCGGGGGAATTCGAATGCGTTTGTGACATCGAGCTTGGCTGAGGTGATTGATTTGAGTTGTGATGTGAGCGCCGAACCGGAGCAGTATCGGGAATGAATGGTTGATTGGCCTTGGGAGCCTGCCGCAAACCCTCTACGGACGGTTAGCACTGGTTGTTCAACAAAAACGGAAGTGACACTGGCAAAAACGAGAGTGGTAGCACTTACCTCGGAGGGAGGTGCGGGGGGTTTGGGAAGACATGTTGCTTTGACTTGAGCACGCCAAAAACCGATTGAGAGTATCGCTCCGCGACTTCGAAGGGGATAACCGGTTCTCCTAGGGCGCCCTGGAATACCTTTGAGAAAGACCAAGGTTGACCCAACGGACCCAGTCTACTGGTCAAGGGCACCttctgcagaagaagcgcgAGACCTCGCTATTAAACGCGCCACAAAGAAGTTGGAGTCGAAAAGGCTCCGTTTCTCGAAAGCCGttcttcctgttcttctGGAATATCGTTCCGAATTCCCTTTCTCAGATGATCGGAGTATGTTGACGTGGAATCGAGAGTTCGTCGTGTTCCGGAGAGTTTGTTCGCCTGCTGTGTTCGAGGGATGTTTTCCGGTAACGGGCTGACAGCTGGGTCGCGATATGAAGCTATCGGAGAACTGCCTATTCGAAACCAAAGAGGATGCGACAACGGGACAACAACAGACGTTCGCGTGAGAAGCGCTCTGGAATATAATCAAAAAAGCCGCCGCGCGGATTATTGAGGAGTAGCAGCGACAGATATAACCCGAGGACAGGCGTCAATTCCTTTGTCAAAGGCCGGGGGAGAGAGGGCGCAGCGTAAATATGAAGACAAGCTGATCCTGCGATCGATCCGTCCGTCGTTCATCCGCAGGGCAAAAGTCcgcgctgctgctccttctggCCTCAGGCGCGTGGCCGGAGTCTTGGTTGTTCCGGAATGCTCGTTTCCGGTCATGTTTGCTTGGTTTGTCTGGTTTTGGCAGGATGAGTAATCCTCATCACATGGAGTGCCTGAATTACCACCACATATATCAGGCACCAACTATACCGGGAGATCAGGGTTCGtcgatcatcatggcttGCATTGGTCTATctcacttcctcttccttatTCTGACCTCTAACCGATGCCTAGTAGCTTCTGTAGCTTCtagataagaaaaataattctcTCTGCCAAAGCAGCGCATTCGAGATCCGACACACTACTATTTGCTGTCTATTCTAGTTCATTTTTTATATCTCTCTATTGCTTGGTATCTGATACTGTGGTTGACTGTAAAGCGGATGTGTATTATCCGTGTTGGCAATACTAGGCTTAGCCTCCAGTCACCTGCTCTATACTTCCAAGCACCATGTCATTTCCTTGTCTCCTAGTGCCCCTCATCGGCTCCTTCATAACACTCACCATAGTTTGACTATCATAATAGTCTTTATATATTCCATTAACATTAACATAACTTGTCCCTCCATATCCACATCACAGTCCGCATGATGCAAAGCCGGGCCCAACAACCTCCCGATCCAACCGTTCTCACTCGTCTATCATTAGCCAAGTTCTCCCATACAACTACATCGCTTACCCACAGAGGCCCGCTCAACTGGAGTCATATTATGGGCAACGGAGATATGACCGCTATATTTGAGAGGCGCACGATGACAAGCTTCACCCCAGACAGAGTACTATTGAAGGTCCTCCGTGTCCATGAAAGCTTGGTAATAGTCATGTTGGAAATAGGAGCAGAGGAAAGCCAGATGCTAATTGAAGTGGTTTTCAGGAAGAGATTGACCTCACTCACTTCATTATCGAAGCTGAAAGTATAACCCAGTCGAGTCAACACGCAGTATCCAAGCCAAGATTCGCAGTGGTCGTGAAGCCACCATGCCTTGCAGTGAAATATCCACGGGGAAATACGGTACGAAAAGAGGCTATATGTTTTGACTCAaaaccaacaccatcataGGTCCGCCGATTTCAAATCAAGTTCACCTTTGATTCCGACTACTACACCGCTTTGTCTATTCTCAGAGAATTAGGGTGTCCAGTCTCAGAGCCTAGTGTCGGAAGTATGCGCAAATTGACCTCGTCACAATGGAACTCGGGTTCGATCGAAGGGACATCTATGAGCAGAGGACCTCCATATAGCTTGAGTAGTATGCCAGGTCCATCCGAGCCTGTGGGTGCTTCTAGTCTCCAACGCTCATCGACCACCGGTGCATCAGGTTCGTCATCTAGCGTTACAGCTTGTGGGTTTTCCGTAGCCATTGGCACAGTACTGTATATCTGACCGCAGCAGGCAACTCGTTACCATCTACGTCATGGAGCACTGCTCAAACAAGTGATACGACCTGTGCTAAAGGGACCAAAGATCAAGCTTTCCTCGCAACAGCACAGACACCATTCCAGTATGCCCCAGCCGTCGGCCAGAAGGACGTGACAAGCTCCGACATAATCACATCGCGGCCCTTCACCTCGTCAGCTGCTGAACGTCTTCTCAAACCAGAAATAAACATACCACCACGGAGAGTTCTTCCATGGTCGAGTACTTCCAAGAGAGCCAATACCATGACAAAAGCACCACCCACTGTCCCATACGCGACAGTCACTAGTGGTACCTCATCGAACATAGGTACGGAGGCTAGATATAAACTTCGTCACATCTATACGTGCACTAACAATTCATGAGAGCAACAGATACAATCGAAAAATCTCAAATACCTACTAAACCACCACAAGTTGCCCGTTCAAACCAGCTGGGCATGCAAACGCAAACACGACCAGCCACTTCAGGCGAAAGTACTACCATGCCTCGCCTACGACTACTCCCACCAAAACTACCTAACGCCAAAAACGACAGACAACAGCCTCATCCAGAGTCAGGACCAAACATATCAGCTCACACAGGACCTCATAAGCAACCTCCATGCCTAAAAGCAGTCAATCCGCCAGTTGTTCCATCTTATCCATCTATCAAATGCAATCTACAAGCCGAGAGAACCGAAGCGAGCAAACTATCGACAGGGAAGCAAGGAGAGGCGCAACAAGCAAAGATTATGGATGCTCTAACG
The window above is part of the Aspergillus luchuensis IFO 4308 DNA, chromosome 8, nearly complete sequence genome. Proteins encoded here:
- a CDS encoding uncharacterized protein (COG:S;~EggNog:ENOG410PY05;~antiSMASH:Cluster_8.4) produces the protein MMQSRAQQPPDPTVLTRLSLAKFSHTTTSLTHRGPLNWSHIMGNGDMTAIFERRTMTSFTPDRVLLKVLRVHESLEEIDLTHFIIEAESITQSSQHAVSKPRFAVVVKPPCLAVKYPRGNTVRRFQIKFTFDSDYYTALSILRELGCPVSEPSVGSMRKLTSSQWNSGSIEGTSMSRGPPYSLSSMPGPSEPVGASSLQRSSTTGASGSSSSVTACNSLPSTSWSTAQTSDTTCAKGTKDQAFLATAQTPFQYAPAVGQKDVTSSDIITSRPFTSSAAERLLKPEINIPPRRVLPWSSTSKRANTMTKAPPTVPYATVTSGTSSNIDTIEKSQIPTKPPQVARSNQLGMQTQTRPATSGESTTMPRLRLLPPKLPNAKNDRQQPHPESGPNISAHTGPHKQPPCLKAVNPPVVPSYPSIKCNLQAERTEASKLSTGKQGEAQQAKIMDALTTADLSSYISNPTEERMASLETWICNQLEDEGFLELCRDVEGIWQRIAFGR